The following are encoded in a window of Lagenorhynchus albirostris chromosome 3, mLagAlb1.1, whole genome shotgun sequence genomic DNA:
- the FBXL12 gene encoding F-box/LRR-repeat protein 12 isoform X2 has protein sequence MRPKVMWHLLRRYMASRLHSLRMGGYLFSGSQAPQLSPALMRALGQKCPNLKRLCLHVANLSMVPITSLPCTLRTLELHSCEISMAWLLKEQDPTVLPLLECIVLDRVPAFRDEHLQGLTRFRALRSLVLGGTYRVTETGLDMGLQELSYLQRLEVLGCTLSADSTLLAISRHLRDVRKIRLTVRGLSAPGLSVLEGMPALESLCLLGPLITPEMPSPHEILSSCLTMPKLRVLELQGLGWEGQEAERILSKGLPHCMVIVRACPKESMDWWM, from the coding sequence ATGCGGCCTAAAGTCATGTGGCACCTCCTTCGCCGGTACATGGCATCCCGGCTCCATTCCCTGCGGATGGGCGGCTACCTGTTCTCGGGCTCCCAGGCTCCCCAGCTGTCCCCCGCCCTGATGAGGGCCCTGGGCCAGAAGTGCCCCAACCTCAAGCGCCTCTGCCTGCACGTGGCCAACCTGAGCATGGTGCCCATCACCAGCCTCCCCTGCACCCTGAGGACCCTGGAGCTGCACAGCTGTGAGATCTCCATGGCCTGGCTCCTCAAGGAGCAGGACCCCACCGTGCTGCCCCTGCTCGAGTGCATCGTGCTGGACCGTGTCCCCGCCTTCCGCGACGAGCACCTGCAGGGCCTGACGCGCTTCCGCGCGCTGCGCTCGCTGGTGCTGGGCGGCACCTACCGGGTGACCGAGACCGGGCTGGATATGGGCCTGCAGGAGCTGAGCTACCTGCAGAGGCTGGAGGTGCTGGGCTGCACCCTCTCGGCCGACAGCACCCTCCTGGCCATCAGCCGCCACCTCCGAGATGTGCGGAAGATCCGGCTGACCGTGCGGGGCCTCTCGGCCCCTGGCCTGTCGGTCCTGGAGGGCATGCCGGCCCTGGAGAGTCTGTGCCTGCTGGGGCCGCTCATCACCCCAGAAATGCCTTCCCCGCATGAAATCCTCTCCTCCTGCCTCACCATGCCCAAGCTCAGGGTCCTTGAGctgcaggggctgggctgggagggtcAGGAGGCAGAGAGGATCCTGTCTAAGGGGCTACCCCACTGTATGGTCATTGTCAGGGCCTGCCCCAAAGAGTCCATGGACTGGTGGATGTGA